Part of the Usitatibacter palustris genome, TGGCATTCAGCGCGGCAGCTCCGAACGGCTCGGCCGTCACGGGCTACACGGCGAACTGCGGCGGCATCACCGCGACGGGCGCTGCTTCGCCCCTCACGGTCGCGGGCCTCGTGAACGGCACGCCTTACACCTGCACCGTCTTCGCGACCAACGGCGCCGGCAATGGCCCGAGCTCCGCACCTTCGGCGCCCACTGCGCCCCTGATCAACAGCTTCAGTGCGGCATCGGCGACGGGCAGCGGCACCATCACCGCATCCTTCACGGGTGGCGGAGCAGGGTGCTCGTATTCGGTGAACCAGTTCATTCCGGTGAGCGGACATGCGGCGAGCCCGCCCAACGGAAGCGCGCCGGGAGCGACGACATTCCCGCACGGCCTCTTCGACTTCCGGCTCATCGGTTGCACGCCGGGTTCCGCGATCACGATGACGGTCACGTATCCGACAGCACTTCCCGCGGGGACGGTCTATTGGAAGTACGGCCCGACACCATCCAACACCGCGCCGCACTGGTACACGCTGCCGGCCACGATCGCGGGAAGCACAGCGACGTTCACGATCACCGACGGACAGCAGGGTGACGATGATCTCGTCGCCAACGGTGTCATCGTCGATCAGGGTGGCCCGGGTGTTCCGGGTGCACCGGGAACCGTCACGGCAGTCCCCACGCTCTCCGAGTGGATGCTGATGCTGCTGGCACTCGTGATGCTGGTTTCAGCCGGCGTACAAAGGCGCGCGTCATTGCGTTTGTAGCGTCCGGCTGTGCCGTAACTCATACAGTTTGCGGGTCACGGGCGTTACATTCGCTCCAGATCCGCACGCTGGAGTTTGCCGTTGAAAGTCGCTGCCCTTGTATTCGCAACTGCAGTCCTTGGCCTTGTGTCCACCACGACGTTCGCATCGGAGCGCTGCAGCACCAAGGAGTGCAAGGTGAGCAAGGAAGCGCGCAAGCGCGTCGCTCGCCTGGATGGCGACCGGCTGGCCCAGGCGAAGATCGACGCCCTCTACCGCAAGCAGCGGCAGGAAGTCGAAGCGCGCAGCATGTGCCAGTGGGGTAGTGCCAGCTGCTGACTCGGCACGTGTAGACTCCCGGAAAAATCAGGGAGCTCAATCGATGCCGCGCCTGCGCACTGCGATCCCCGCGATCGCGTCTTTCCTCGCCTTCTTGTCCTTCGCCGCGTATGGGGGTGTCGTCGGCTCCATCGTGGACAGCGTCGGCAGCGTGGGCTCGTTCACCTCGCTGCAGCTCAATGGCGGCAACCCGGTCATCAGCTATCACGACCTCACCAACGGCACCCTCAAGCTGGCGACGTGTACGGCCAACTGCCAGTCCGCAACCCCGACCTGGCAGATCGTGACCGTGGACGTCGGGGGTGTCGGACTCCACAGCTCGCTGCGCCTCAATGCCGGCAATCCGGTCATCAGCTATCGAGACGTGAGCAACGGCGACCTCAAGCTCGCCACGTGCACGGCCAATTGCCAGTCGGCCGTACCCACCTGGCAGATCGTGACCGTGGACGCGGCCGGAGACACGGGCTACTTCACCTCGATGTCCTTGAACGGGGGCAACCCGGTCATCACCTATGAAACCGCCGGCGCCGGCCTGAGGATGGCCACCTGCACGGCCAACTGCGCGACGGCAACGCCGACCTGGGTCATCGTCAACGTCGTCGCCAACGGACAGGTTTCGTCGCTGCAGCTCAATGGCGGCAACCCGGTCATCAGCTACCAGAACTTCGGCTCCCAGGATCTCGAGCTCGCCACCTGTATCGCCAACTGCGCGACGCCGGTCCCGACCTGGCAGTTCGTTTCCGTGGACGCCCCGGGCAACGTCGGCACCTACTCGTCGTTGGTCCTGAACGGCGGCAACCCCGTCATCAGCTACTACAACACTGGCAGCCAGGATCTGAAGCTCGCCACGTGCACCGCCAACTGCCAGTCCGCGACGCCGACATGGCAGGTCGTGACCGTGGACAGCGCAGGTTCCCAGGGCGTGTTCACGTCGCTGCAACTCGACGCGGGCAGGCCGGTCATCGCCCACTACGACATCGCGAACAACGACCTCAGGCTCGCCACCTGCACGGCCAACTGCCAGTCCGCGACGCCGACGTGGCGCCTCAGCACGATCGAGAGTGCTGGCAGCAAGGGCTCCACGCCGTCACTGCAGCTGAGCGGCCTCGATGTCCTGATCAGCCACTTCGACAATGGCGATCTCGACCTCCGGTTCGCATCGGTTACGCCGCCCACGGTGACGAGCATCGTGCGCGCTGCCACGAACCCCACCAACGCGGCCAGCGTGACTTACACGGTGACCTTCTCGGAGAGCGTGACCGGCGTGGATGCGAGCGACTTCACGCTCGTCACGACGGGTGCGGTCACCGGCGCATCGGTGACCGGCTTATCCGGCACGGGCACGACCTATACCGTGACGGTCGGCACCGGTACCGGCGACGGCACGTTGCGCCTGGACCTTGTCGACAACGACAGCATCGGCGGTTTCCTCCCGTTGGCGGGCCTGGGTGTGGGCAACGGCAACGCGACCGGCGAGGTGTACACGATCGAGAAGACGCCGCCCACCGTCACGATCAACCAGGCGGGCGCGCAGGCCGATCCCACGATGGCCTCGCCGATCCTCTTTACGGTGACGTTCAACGAGACCGTCACGGGTTTCGCCGCTGCGGGCGTGAGCTTCGCGGGTAGCACCGTGGGTGGAACGCTCGTCGCGAACGTGAGCGGCAGCGGCACGACGTACACGGTTTCGGTCACGGGGATGTCGGGCAACGGTTCCGTCGTCGCGAGCATTGCCGCCGGCGCGGCCGCCGACGCGGTGGGCAACACGAGCCTCGCCTCGACCAGCACCGACAACGCCGTCACCTTCGGCGCAGCACCCTCGGTGACGATCAACCAGGCCGGTGGCCAGGCGGATCCGACCAATGCTTCGCCGGTGCTCTTCACCGTCACGTTCAGCGAGCCGGTGACAGGCTTCACGGGCACCGACGTGAGCTTCACCGGCAGCACCGTGGGCGGCACGCTCGCGGCCAACGTCACCGGCAGCGGTACCACGTACACCGTCTCGGTCACGGGCATGACGGGCAACGGCGCCGTGGTCACAAGCATTCCGGCTGGCGCCGCCACGAACGGCGCGTTCACGAGCCTCGCATCGACGAGCACGGACAACACGGTCGCCTTCGACGGCACTGCGCCGACGGTCACGATCAACCAGGCGGGCGCGCAGGCGGATCCCGCCGGGGCTTCGCCGATCCTCTTCACGGTCGTGTTCAGCGAGCCGGTGACGGGGTTCACCAATACCGATGTCAGTTTCGCGGGGAGCACTGCCGCGGGCACGCTGGCAGCAGCCATCACAGGAAGCGGTGCGAACTACACCGTGTCGGTGTCGGGCATGACCGGCAACGGAACGGTGATCGCGAGCATTCCTGCGGCGGGCGTCA contains:
- a CDS encoding beta strand repeat-containing protein, whose product is MPRLRTAIPAIASFLAFLSFAAYGGVVGSIVDSVGSVGSFTSLQLNGGNPVISYHDLTNGTLKLATCTANCQSATPTWQIVTVDVGGVGLHSSLRLNAGNPVISYRDVSNGDLKLATCTANCQSAVPTWQIVTVDAAGDTGYFTSMSLNGGNPVITYETAGAGLRMATCTANCATATPTWVIVNVVANGQVSSLQLNGGNPVISYQNFGSQDLELATCIANCATPVPTWQFVSVDAPGNVGTYSSLVLNGGNPVISYYNTGSQDLKLATCTANCQSATPTWQVVTVDSAGSQGVFTSLQLDAGRPVIAHYDIANNDLRLATCTANCQSATPTWRLSTIESAGSKGSTPSLQLSGLDVLISHFDNGDLDLRFASVTPPTVTSIVRAATNPTNAASVTYTVTFSESVTGVDASDFTLVTTGAVTGASVTGLSGTGTTYTVTVGTGTGDGTLRLDLVDNDSIGGFLPLAGLGVGNGNATGEVYTIEKTPPTVTINQAGAQADPTMASPILFTVTFNETVTGFAAAGVSFAGSTVGGTLVANVSGSGTTYTVSVTGMSGNGSVVASIAAGAAADAVGNTSLASTSTDNAVTFGAAPSVTINQAGGQADPTNASPVLFTVTFSEPVTGFTGTDVSFTGSTVGGTLAANVTGSGTTYTVSVTGMTGNGAVVTSIPAGAATNGAFTSLASTSTDNTVAFDGTAPTVTINQAGAQADPAGASPILFTVVFSEPVTGFTNTDVSFAGSTAAGTLAAAITGSGANYTVSVSGMTGNGTVIASIPAAGVIDVGGNANLASTSTDNSVLYNGAGVVTTFTGPSATGSGNITAQFTGGGPICSFATPQYIGPPPGAAPIPPTAPPGAIAFPHGLFDFRTVNCTPGATLAFTITYASALGTTAQYWKYGPEPGNATPHWYVLPATIVGNVVTFSITDGGQGDDDLAANGTIVDQGGPGVPGAPGTATAVPTLSEWMLMLLALVMLGSAGVFRRPSRRV